One window from the genome of Deltaproteobacteria bacterium encodes:
- a CDS encoding nuclear transport factor 2 family protein, with protein MTPLSAEDRLAIGELLATYCSAIDLGRWETLPELFTDDCRLDFGETLGVHEGREGLRAFAESLRSAGIRMRHYVTNVVVSGDGDRARAECYVLAFVGEPGSLSQTTGRYEDELVKRGGRWAIRVRRAVIELPPT; from the coding sequence ATGACTCCGCTCTCCGCCGAGGATCGGCTCGCCATCGGCGAGCTGCTGGCCACCTACTGCTCCGCCATCGACCTGGGCCGCTGGGAGACGTTGCCCGAGCTCTTCACCGACGATTGCCGGCTCGACTTCGGCGAGACGCTGGGGGTGCATGAGGGCCGCGAGGGGCTCCGCGCGTTCGCCGAGTCGCTGCGCTCGGCGGGCATCCGCATGCGGCACTACGTGACCAACGTCGTCGTCTCCGGCGACGGCGACCGGGCCCGCGCGGAGTGCTACGTCCTCGCCTTCGTCGGCGAGCCCGGCAGCCTCAGCCAGACGACGGGGCGGTACGAGGACGAGCTCGTCAAGCGCGGCGGCCGCTGGGCCATCCGCGTGCGCCGCGCCGTCATCGAGCTGCCGCCCACCTAG
- a CDS encoding CBS domain-containing protein, giving the protein MKAVLGLRDAVESDGRHVRLIGLAVVTGILGAVGNVVFREAIRGATWLFQGRLAPLGRPGIPLALVAGGLALLCLDRFFPGEVLGYGFPRFLEMLHLHGASVKRRWMVVKTLGAAISLGAGAAVGREGPIAQIGGSIGAAVARLGRLAAEERKVLIACGAGAGIATTFNAPLGGLLFAQEIVLLGEAHLANFSLIVVATTTAVIVARGLLGNEPVFHVMPFELDSYWECLTYGVLGVVLGLLAVGYIRFFHAVAARVRRSPWPRPVLLLVGLALVGLLDVAVPGNVSDGYPVVDQALAGRLAPGHMAVLAAAKVAGSSLSLGCGAPGGVFGPIFFIGAMTGGAFRGLSALVLPGLTGPRGSYALVGLGAFLAATTHAPLTAIFLLFEMTQNYTVTVPALITAIVGLTVATRLEPESIDTLGLTAEGKSLHPTTERQVLDRIPVAAVYHREAETIPERATLPEVLRIVAGSRSATFPVLDDAGELVGVLAFGALRSLLLEEDLGPLVVARDLCEPRFAKLSPEASLGDAFRLLEGEGVEELPVVDPANPSRLLGLLSRADLIAAYNRTVAALGALPASARPGPQWADSYRVLVVSAPRTWVGRSLREIDCRARHGVAVLAVQPGGRVEPGYELPDPDRPFAAHDTVVLAGTADGLRAAQAF; this is encoded by the coding sequence ATGAAGGCCGTGCTCGGCCTGCGGGACGCCGTCGAGAGCGACGGCCGCCACGTCCGGCTCATCGGGCTCGCGGTCGTGACGGGCATCCTCGGGGCGGTGGGCAACGTCGTCTTCCGGGAGGCGATCAGAGGCGCCACCTGGCTCTTCCAGGGCCGGCTCGCACCGCTCGGGCGCCCGGGGATCCCGCTGGCGCTCGTTGCCGGCGGGCTCGCCCTCCTCTGCCTCGACCGGTTCTTCCCCGGCGAGGTGCTCGGCTACGGCTTCCCGCGCTTCCTCGAGATGCTCCACCTGCACGGGGCGAGCGTGAAGCGGCGGTGGATGGTCGTGAAGACGCTCGGGGCCGCGATCTCGCTCGGCGCCGGCGCCGCCGTCGGCCGCGAAGGACCGATCGCGCAGATCGGCGGCTCGATCGGCGCGGCGGTCGCGCGCCTCGGACGCCTCGCCGCCGAAGAGCGCAAGGTGCTGATCGCCTGCGGCGCGGGCGCGGGCATCGCCACGACGTTCAACGCGCCGCTGGGCGGCCTGCTCTTCGCGCAGGAGATCGTGCTGCTCGGCGAGGCGCATCTCGCGAACTTCAGCCTGATCGTCGTCGCCACCACGACCGCCGTGATCGTCGCGCGCGGGCTCCTCGGCAACGAGCCGGTCTTTCACGTCATGCCGTTCGAGCTCGACAGCTACTGGGAGTGTCTGACCTACGGCGTGCTCGGCGTGGTGCTCGGCCTGCTGGCGGTCGGCTACATCCGCTTCTTCCACGCGGTCGCCGCGCGTGTACGTCGGAGCCCATGGCCGCGACCGGTGCTCCTCCTGGTCGGGCTCGCGCTGGTCGGCCTCCTCGACGTGGCGGTGCCGGGGAACGTCTCGGACGGCTACCCGGTCGTCGACCAGGCGCTCGCCGGTCGCCTGGCGCCGGGTCACATGGCCGTGCTCGCGGCCGCGAAGGTCGCCGGCAGCAGCCTCTCGCTCGGCTGCGGCGCGCCGGGCGGCGTCTTCGGCCCCATCTTCTTCATCGGGGCGATGACCGGCGGCGCCTTCCGCGGGCTGTCGGCGCTCGTCCTGCCCGGACTCACCGGCCCGCGCGGGTCCTACGCGCTCGTCGGCCTGGGCGCCTTCCTCGCCGCCACCACGCACGCGCCGCTGACCGCCATCTTCCTGCTCTTCGAGATGACGCAGAACTACACGGTCACCGTCCCGGCGCTGATCACCGCGATCGTCGGGCTGACGGTCGCCACCCGGCTCGAGCCGGAGTCGATCGACACCCTGGGGCTCACCGCCGAGGGCAAGAGCCTGCACCCGACGACCGAGCGCCAGGTGCTCGACCGCATCCCCGTGGCCGCGGTGTACCACCGCGAGGCGGAGACGATCCCCGAGCGGGCGACGCTCCCGGAGGTGCTCCGCATCGTCGCCGGCAGCCGGAGCGCCACCTTCCCCGTGCTAGACGACGCGGGCGAGCTGGTGGGGGTGCTCGCCTTCGGCGCGCTGCGCTCGCTCCTGCTCGAGGAAGACCTCGGCCCGCTCGTGGTCGCTCGCGACCTCTGCGAGCCTCGCTTCGCCAAGCTCAGCCCGGAGGCGAGCCTCGGCGACGCGTTCCGGCTCCTCGAGGGCGAAGGAGTCGAGGAGCTGCCCGTCGTCGATCCCGCGAACCCGAGCCGGCTTCTCGGCCTCCTCTCCCGCGCCGACCTGATCGCCGCCTACAACCGGACCGTCGCGGCGCTCGGCGCGCTGCCGGCCTCCGCGCGTCCCGGGCCCCAGTGGGCGGACTCCTACCGGGTGCTGGTCGTCTCGGCGCCGCGCACCTGGGTGGGGCGGTCGCTGCGCGAGATCGACTGCCGCGCGCGCCACGGCGTCGCCGTCCTCGCGGTACAGCCGGGGGGACGGGTCGAGCCCGGGTACGAGCTGCCCGATCCGGACCGTCCGTTCGCCGCGCACGACACGGTGGTGCTCGCCGGGACGGCCGACGGGCTGCGCGCCGCGCAGGCTTTCTAG
- a CDS encoding DUF72 domain-containing protein codes for MGNVLVGTASWTEKTLVASRAFYPAGVTTAEQRLRYYTRHFPVVEVDATYYALPSLENARRWAERTPPDFVFGVKAYAALTQHPVEPLRLDKDIQQSLPDKLRGAKSVYARDLPPGILDQIWLRFRGALAPLASAGKLGYVLFQMPRWFVPSRESATYLEQVAERLAGFQVAVEFRQSGWMTERRAPRTLDFLRRTGLVYVGVDEPQGTAASVPPVAAATSEALSVVRFHGRRVETWTRPGVSTTERFRYLYRPEELREWVDRIRDLAGKSRQVYALMNNCYRHYGVENAKDLAGLLAAA; via the coding sequence ATCGGCAACGTGCTCGTCGGCACCGCCTCGTGGACGGAGAAGACGCTGGTCGCGAGCCGTGCCTTCTATCCGGCGGGCGTGACCACCGCCGAGCAGCGCCTGCGCTATTACACCCGGCACTTCCCGGTGGTCGAGGTCGACGCCACCTACTACGCCCTGCCATCGCTCGAGAACGCCCGGCGCTGGGCAGAGCGCACCCCGCCCGACTTCGTCTTCGGCGTGAAGGCGTACGCTGCGCTCACGCAGCACCCCGTCGAGCCGCTCCGGCTCGACAAGGATATCCAACAAAGCCTGCCCGACAAGCTCCGTGGCGCGAAGAGCGTTTACGCGCGCGACCTGCCACCGGGCATACTCGATCAGATCTGGCTGCGCTTCCGGGGCGCCCTCGCGCCGCTCGCGAGCGCGGGGAAGCTCGGCTACGTGCTCTTCCAGATGCCGCGCTGGTTCGTCCCGAGCCGGGAGTCCGCGACCTACCTCGAACAGGTGGCGGAGCGGCTCGCGGGTTTCCAGGTGGCGGTCGAGTTCCGGCAGTCGGGATGGATGACGGAGCGCCGGGCGCCGCGCACGCTCGACTTCCTCCGCCGGACGGGACTCGTCTACGTGGGCGTCGACGAGCCGCAGGGCACGGCGGCCAGCGTACCGCCCGTCGCGGCGGCGACGTCCGAGGCGCTGTCGGTGGTCCGCTTTCACGGGCGGCGCGTCGAGACGTGGACCAGACCCGGAGTGAGTACCACGGAACGATTCCGCTATCTCTACCGTCCCGAGGAGCTCCGGGAGTGGGTCGACAGGATCCGGGACCTCGCCGGGAAGAGCCGCCAGGTCTACGCGCTGATGAACAACTGCTACCGCCACTATGGCGTCGAGAACGCCAAGGACCTGGCGGGGCTGCTGGCCGCCGCGTGA
- a CDS encoding MFS transporter: MGRQDPGPRREEPPGLRADEQLLPPLWRRERQGPGGAAGRRVRPATAAARPATLLASYYLYQATASCVFFAPVFFVYYEERAGLGVATILWIQSYYTAVRALLDLPLGAVADRYSRRACLVASALALAAGSAGLLAWPTLGVVWAAETLFAVASALKSGADSAFLFDALQAADELHLYPRAESRGQALVSLSSGATAIAGGLLAALDIRLPYVATGIAAVATALVAWALGGKEVSGRDGTSAPRLMLDAARHAVRTARVRWVLALAAFAIVTSHVYFFLQQPYLRAIGLPVALFGVVFAATKAVTALTANAAHRVDARLGPRGATAVMAAAPAVGLGAMSLVARPEGAALILTRGMLDGLWQPLLNVYMNRLVDSRLRATMLSLQSLVARLALAAVVALLGLGTATVGLAPTLAVAAAAAALAGGALLATGPSRARSAPCRREAV; encoded by the coding sequence GTGGGTCGACAGGATCCGGGACCTCGCCGGGAAGAGCCGCCAGGTCTACGCGCTGATGAACAACTGCTACCGCCACTATGGCGTCGAGAACGCCAAGGACCTGGCGGGGCTGCTGGCCGCCGCGTGAGACCCGCCACCGCCGCCGCGCGGCCGGCGACGCTGCTCGCGTCGTACTACCTCTATCAGGCGACGGCGAGCTGCGTCTTCTTCGCGCCCGTCTTCTTCGTCTACTACGAGGAGCGTGCCGGCCTCGGCGTGGCGACGATCCTCTGGATCCAGTCGTACTACACGGCGGTGCGGGCGCTGCTCGACCTGCCGCTCGGCGCGGTCGCCGACCGCTACTCGCGGCGCGCCTGCCTGGTGGCGAGCGCGCTCGCCCTCGCCGCGGGCTCGGCCGGCCTCCTCGCCTGGCCCACCCTCGGCGTCGTGTGGGCCGCCGAGACGCTCTTCGCCGTCGCCTCGGCGCTCAAGAGCGGCGCCGACTCGGCGTTCCTCTTCGACGCCCTCCAGGCGGCGGACGAGCTCCACCTCTACCCGCGCGCCGAGAGCCGCGGGCAGGCGCTCGTATCGCTCTCCTCGGGGGCCACCGCGATCGCCGGCGGCCTCCTCGCGGCCCTCGACATCCGTCTGCCGTACGTCGCGACGGGGATCGCGGCCGTGGCGACCGCGCTGGTCGCCTGGGCGCTCGGCGGAAAGGAGGTGTCCGGCCGCGACGGGACGAGCGCACCGCGTCTCATGCTCGACGCCGCTCGCCACGCGGTCCGGACGGCGCGGGTGCGCTGGGTGCTCGCGCTCGCCGCCTTCGCCATCGTCACGTCGCACGTCTACTTCTTTCTCCAGCAGCCCTACCTGCGCGCCATCGGACTGCCGGTGGCACTCTTCGGCGTGGTCTTCGCCGCCACCAAGGCCGTGACGGCGCTCACTGCGAACGCGGCACATCGCGTGGACGCGCGCCTCGGGCCGCGCGGTGCGACGGCGGTCATGGCCGCCGCGCCGGCGGTCGGGCTCGGCGCCATGAGCCTCGTCGCTCGGCCGGAGGGCGCCGCCCTCATCCTGACGCGCGGCATGCTCGACGGCCTCTGGCAGCCGCTGCTCAACGTCTACATGAACCGTCTGGTCGATTCGCGGCTGCGCGCGACCATGCTGTCGCTTCAGAGCCTGGTGGCGCGCCTCGCCCTCGCCGCCGTGGTCGCGCTGCTCGGCCTCGGCACGGCGACCGTCGGCCTCGCGCCGACGCTCGCCGTCGCGGCCGCCGCCGCCGCGCTCGCCGGCGGCGCGCTGCTCGCCACCGGCCCGTCGCGGGCGCGCTCGGCGCCTTGTCGGCGGGAAGCCGTATGA
- a CDS encoding glycosyltransferase, translating to MISVIIPAHDEERYVGPTIAALCAATRFEVLVVANACSDRTAEVARAHGARVLSTPVRGVSHARNLGARASGGEVLVFLDADTALPPAALDAIAAAVPARADYGTCRIRPDRTTLPAVLTATVLAWGHRLAGTSLGILFCTRALFERAGAFDERLHAGEDNDLNARFRRLGARRIYLGQVAAYTSMRRFERLGYVRVHLAWLRGYFRPPAEYEVIR from the coding sequence ATGATCTCGGTCATCATCCCGGCGCACGACGAGGAACGCTACGTCGGCCCGACCATCGCGGCGCTGTGTGCCGCGACGCGGTTCGAGGTCCTGGTCGTGGCCAACGCCTGCAGCGACCGGACGGCCGAGGTCGCACGCGCGCACGGCGCGCGGGTCCTCTCGACGCCCGTCCGCGGCGTGTCCCACGCCCGCAACCTCGGCGCCCGCGCCAGCGGCGGCGAAGTGCTCGTCTTCCTCGACGCCGACACGGCGCTCCCGCCCGCCGCGCTCGACGCGATCGCGGCCGCGGTCCCGGCACGCGCCGACTACGGCACCTGCCGCATCCGTCCCGATCGAACGACCCTTCCCGCCGTCCTGACGGCCACCGTCCTCGCCTGGGGCCACCGCCTGGCGGGCACCTCGCTCGGCATCCTCTTCTGCACGCGCGCGCTCTTCGAACGGGCAGGCGCCTTCGACGAGCGCCTGCACGCCGGCGAGGACAACGACCTGAACGCCCGCTTCCGCCGCCTCGGGGCCCGGCGCATCTACCTCGGCCAGGTCGCCGCCTACACGTCGATGCGCCGCTTCGAGCGTCTCGGCTACGTCCGCGTCCACCTCGCCTGGCTCCGCGGCTACTTCCGCCCGCCCGCCGAGTACGAGGTGATCCGCTAG
- a CDS encoding sodium:proton antiporter → METELGAILPVWSAIPFAGVLLSIALFPLLAPVFWHHHFPKVSAAWSAVLVVPFVLAYGEPAVHELAHVAVADYVPFIILIATLFTIGGGIYVRGSLRGSPVTNCVLIAIGTVLASWVGTTGAAMLMIRPLLRANRARRHRAHTIVFFIFLVANVGGALTPLGDPPLFLGFLHGVPFFWTFTVWKQTALVVLVVLGVYALHDVYYWRREDWVVREPPHGPREPLAVEGWHNLLLLGGVLGAVILSGVWSGGDVIILGVRQQVQNLVRDAVLLAMLAGSWFTTSARIRQENEYSWAPIREVAILFAAIFTTIIPALAMLRAGEHGGMAFVVRAVRAPAHFFWASGILSSFLDNAPTYLTFLSTALGRLYPGVVEGAAIPRLIGEHHAYLQAIATGSVFMGANTYIGNAPNFMVKSIAEEAGVSMPSFFGYIVRYSLPVLIPVFALVTWLFFG, encoded by the coding sequence ATGGAAACGGAGCTCGGCGCGATCCTCCCGGTGTGGAGCGCCATTCCCTTCGCCGGGGTCCTCCTGTCGATCGCGCTCTTCCCGCTCCTCGCGCCGGTCTTCTGGCACCATCACTTCCCGAAGGTGTCGGCGGCCTGGTCGGCGGTGCTGGTGGTGCCGTTCGTGCTCGCCTACGGCGAGCCGGCCGTGCACGAGCTCGCCCACGTGGCGGTGGCCGACTACGTCCCCTTCATCATCCTGATCGCCACCCTGTTCACCATCGGCGGGGGGATCTACGTGCGGGGCTCGCTCCGCGGATCCCCGGTGACCAACTGCGTGCTGATCGCGATCGGCACCGTGCTCGCGTCGTGGGTTGGCACGACCGGCGCGGCGATGCTGATGATCCGCCCGCTGCTGCGCGCCAACCGCGCGCGCCGGCACCGGGCGCACACGATCGTGTTCTTCATCTTCCTGGTGGCGAACGTCGGCGGCGCCCTGACCCCGCTCGGCGACCCGCCGCTGTTCCTCGGCTTCCTGCACGGGGTGCCGTTCTTCTGGACGTTCACGGTATGGAAGCAGACGGCGCTGGTGGTGCTGGTGGTGCTCGGCGTCTACGCGCTCCACGACGTCTACTACTGGCGGCGGGAGGACTGGGTGGTCCGCGAGCCTCCGCACGGCCCGCGCGAGCCGCTCGCGGTCGAGGGCTGGCACAACCTTCTCCTCCTCGGCGGCGTGCTCGGTGCGGTGATCCTGTCGGGAGTCTGGTCCGGCGGCGACGTGATCATCCTCGGCGTGCGCCAGCAGGTGCAGAACCTGGTGCGCGACGCCGTCCTGCTCGCGATGCTCGCGGGCTCCTGGTTCACCACTTCGGCTCGCATCCGGCAGGAGAACGAGTACTCCTGGGCGCCGATCCGCGAGGTCGCGATCCTGTTCGCCGCCATCTTCACGACGATCATTCCCGCGCTCGCCATGCTGCGCGCCGGCGAGCATGGGGGAATGGCCTTCGTCGTGCGCGCGGTGCGCGCGCCGGCCCACTTCTTCTGGGCGAGCGGAATCCTCTCCTCGTTCCTCGACAACGCGCCGACCTATCTGACCTTCCTCTCCACCGCGCTCGGCCGGCTGTACCCGGGTGTCGTCGAAGGCGCCGCGATTCCGCGGCTCATCGGGGAGCATCACGCCTATTTGCAGGCGATCGCCACCGGATCCGTGTTCATGGGTGCGAACACATACATCGGAAACGCGCCGAATTTCATGGTCAAGTCGATCGCAGAGGAAGCTGGGGTATCCATGCCGTCGTTTTTCGGCTACATCGTCCGCTATTCGTTGCCGGTCCTGATCCCGGTGTTTGCGCTCGTCACCTGGCTGTTCTTCGGATGA
- a CDS encoding phosphotransferase family protein has translation MAGQLGAAASVSGLRRLPGGASRETWLFTLATPNGAAERLVLRRDPPGHVIETSRRHEFLLLQAAAAAGVPVPRVRWCEDDPAALGAPFFVMDYVEGETLARRLLRDAEYAPARAALPEQLATALARVHAIDLGVPALAFLARLPDETSPAAVELARYESLFRALAPEPHPAFELALRWLAARLPATDRRTLVHGDYRVGNVIFGPEGLRAVIDWEMVHVGDPMEDLGWLCVRAWRFGADANPVGGLADRARFFAAYERAGGRRVDPAAVGWWEVFGNLKWGIICIMQMQTFLAGVKSVELASLGRRTAETELELLDLTEGA, from the coding sequence CTGGCCGGACAGCTCGGCGCCGCGGCGAGCGTCAGCGGGCTCCGCCGCCTGCCGGGCGGCGCCTCGCGCGAGACCTGGCTGTTCACGCTGGCGACGCCCAACGGGGCGGCCGAGCGCCTCGTCCTCCGCCGCGACCCGCCGGGCCACGTCATCGAGACGAGCCGCCGCCACGAGTTCCTGCTGCTCCAGGCGGCGGCGGCCGCCGGCGTGCCAGTGCCGCGCGTGCGCTGGTGCGAGGACGACCCCGCCGCGCTCGGCGCGCCCTTCTTCGTGATGGACTACGTCGAGGGGGAGACGCTCGCCCGCCGTCTCCTGCGCGACGCCGAGTACGCGCCGGCGCGCGCCGCGCTTCCCGAGCAGCTCGCCACGGCCCTCGCCCGCGTCCACGCGATCGACCTCGGCGTGCCGGCCCTCGCCTTCCTCGCCCGGCTGCCGGACGAGACGTCGCCCGCGGCCGTCGAGCTCGCGCGCTACGAGTCGCTGTTCCGTGCCCTCGCCCCCGAGCCGCACCCCGCCTTCGAGCTCGCGCTCCGCTGGCTCGCGGCTCGCCTCCCGGCGACCGACCGCCGGACGCTGGTACACGGGGATTACCGGGTGGGCAACGTCATCTTCGGCCCCGAGGGGCTGCGCGCGGTGATCGACTGGGAGATGGTGCACGTCGGCGACCCGATGGAGGACCTCGGCTGGCTCTGCGTGCGCGCCTGGCGCTTCGGTGCCGATGCCAACCCCGTCGGCGGGCTCGCGGACCGCGCCCGCTTCTTTGCGGCTTACGAGCGCGCCGGCGGCCGGCGCGTCGACCCGGCCGCGGTCGGCTGGTGGGAGGTCTTCGGCAACCTGAAGTGGGGGATCATCTGCATCATGCAGATGCAGACCTTCCTCGCGGGCGTGAAGAGCGTCGAGCTCGCGAGCCTCGGCCGGAGGACGGCCGAGACCGAGCTCGAGCTGCTCGACCTGACCGAGGGCGCCTGA
- a CDS encoding DUF2760 domain-containing protein — protein sequence MNLLIALVPAAALAAGNYLVAAQPACISCTAWLVGGPFVLALLLLAVVPRVAAPEAPSPVAAVPAADAAEQGALGLLAALQADGRLVDFLEEDLGPYGDEQVGGAARDIHDGCRRALRDRVTLEPVLAGAEGESVTVEAGFDPAAIRLTGNVTGAPPFRGVLRHAGWRVKTVTLPARRGQNPHVIAPAEVEIS from the coding sequence ATGAACCTCCTGATCGCGCTCGTGCCCGCGGCCGCGCTGGCGGCGGGCAACTACCTCGTGGCCGCGCAGCCGGCGTGCATCTCCTGCACGGCGTGGCTGGTGGGCGGCCCGTTCGTGCTCGCGCTGCTGCTCCTCGCCGTCGTGCCCCGGGTGGCGGCGCCCGAAGCGCCGAGCCCGGTGGCCGCCGTGCCGGCGGCGGACGCGGCCGAGCAAGGAGCCCTCGGCCTCCTCGCGGCGCTCCAGGCGGACGGCCGTCTCGTCGACTTCCTCGAGGAGGACCTGGGCCCGTACGGCGACGAGCAGGTCGGCGGCGCCGCCCGCGACATTCACGACGGCTGCCGGCGCGCGCTCCGCGACCGCGTGACGCTCGAGCCCGTGCTGGCGGGCGCCGAGGGGGAATCGGTGACGGTCGAGGCGGGCTTCGACCCGGCCGCGATCCGGCTCACGGGCAACGTCACCGGCGCGCCGCCGTTCCGCGGCGTGCTGCGCCACGCCGGCTGGCGCGTGAAGACGGTGACGCTGCCGGCGCGCCGCGGGCAGAACCCGCACGTCATCGCTCCCGCGGAGGTGGAGATCTCGTAG
- a CDS encoding acyl-CoA dehydrogenase, translating to MNLAYSAEYERFRTEVRRFLVEHWSEPGGERAASLADLTGAHVRTDARATAFRLLAIERGYLYRHVPRRYGGSEQPADPLKSAIIADEFRRVRAPYEIMGQGPSMLVPTLLEHGTEAQKERFIRDTLLGTLRWCQGYSEPGAGSDLASLRTRAILDDGHWVVTGQKIWTSNAQDAEWMFALVRTEPEKPKHDGLSYLLIDMKTPGIEVRPLRQMTGDADFNEVFLENARVPEENIVGRRGQGWVVSRSTLKHERALIGGAHLTRRTFDGLVMLARALERDGRPAIQDPVIRNRLAELEARLLAAEYHGYRLLTMSARGTEPGLAALVTKLYSTVLGYDIAKLAMDVMADRGLLAPGEANAPAMGMFGLAYMWSLGVLIAGGAANIQRNIVAERGLGLPRDPRK from the coding sequence GTGAACCTCGCCTACAGCGCAGAGTACGAACGCTTCCGCACCGAGGTGCGCCGCTTCCTCGTCGAGCACTGGAGCGAGCCGGGGGGCGAGCGAGCCGCCAGCCTCGCCGACCTGACCGGCGCGCACGTCCGGACCGACGCGCGCGCCACCGCGTTCCGCCTGCTGGCGATCGAGCGCGGCTACCTCTACCGCCACGTGCCGCGGCGCTACGGCGGCTCGGAGCAGCCCGCCGATCCGCTCAAGTCGGCGATCATCGCCGATGAGTTCCGTCGCGTCCGTGCGCCCTACGAGATCATGGGCCAGGGGCCGAGCATGCTCGTGCCCACGCTGCTCGAGCACGGCACCGAGGCGCAGAAGGAGCGCTTCATCCGCGACACCCTGCTCGGCACGCTCCGCTGGTGCCAGGGCTACAGCGAGCCGGGCGCGGGCAGCGATCTCGCCTCGCTCCGCACGCGGGCCATCCTCGACGACGGCCACTGGGTGGTGACCGGCCAGAAGATCTGGACCTCGAACGCGCAGGACGCCGAGTGGATGTTCGCCCTGGTGCGGACGGAGCCCGAGAAGCCGAAGCACGACGGCTTGAGCTACCTCCTGATCGACATGAAGACCCCCGGCATCGAGGTGCGTCCGCTCCGCCAGATGACGGGCGACGCCGACTTCAACGAGGTCTTCCTCGAGAACGCGCGCGTGCCCGAGGAGAACATCGTCGGCAGGCGGGGTCAGGGCTGGGTGGTCAGTCGCTCGACGCTCAAGCACGAGCGGGCGCTGATCGGCGGCGCACACCTGACGCGGCGCACGTTCGACGGGCTCGTGATGCTCGCGCGCGCGCTCGAGCGCGACGGCCGGCCCGCGATCCAGGATCCGGTCATCCGCAACCGCCTGGCCGAGCTCGAGGCACGGCTGCTCGCGGCCGAGTACCACGGCTACCGTCTCCTCACCATGAGCGCGCGTGGAACCGAGCCGGGGCTCGCCGCCCTGGTCACCAAGCTCTACTCGACGGTCCTCGGCTACGACATCGCGAAGCTCGCCATGGACGTCATGGCCGATCGCGGGCTGCTCGCCCCGGGCGAGGCGAACGCGCCCGCCATGGGCATGTTCGGCCTCGCCTACATGTGGTCGCTCGGCGTGCTGATCGCCGGGGGGGCCGCCAACATCCAGCGCAACATCGTCGCCGAGCGCGGCCTCGGGCTGCCGCGCGATCCCCGGAAGTAG
- a CDS encoding helix-hairpin-helix domain-containing protein: MLRSRALRAVCLAAAFVGPACGLVHRRRDAPAPRPLDLNTASRRAIEKLPGITPSMARRVVEGRPYEEPHELVERRILTEREFQRVADRVTVGRRR, translated from the coding sequence ATGCTGCGAAGTCGTGCGCTGCGGGCCGTCTGCCTGGCGGCAGCCTTCGTCGGGCCCGCATGCGGGCTCGTTCACCGCCGTCGCGATGCGCCGGCGCCGCGTCCCCTCGATTTGAACACCGCCTCGCGGCGCGCGATCGAAAAGCTCCCGGGCATCACGCCGAGCATGGCGCGGCGGGTCGTCGAGGGGCGGCCTTACGAGGAGCCGCACGAGCTCGTCGAGCGGCGCATCCTCACGGAGCGTGAGTTTCAGAGGGTCGCGGACCGGGTGACCGTCGGGCGCAGGCGCTGA
- a CDS encoding acyltransferase family protein: MSPWRAAPAWTEVVRRDRRVRRLPALVDVFWALRHLREVRQVDWSDASLDYRLIEILNRAFDGLYRRYFRMEVRGFENIPGSAAVLVGNHSGFGVAELLMLLVAWYRRFGTTRRPCCLAHQWLYTTPFLRVVVPKIGGVRASWRNARQMLAAGHALTLFPGGEHESTRPFTDRYRVELHGRRGFVRLAFANNAPVVPFVTIGSHATMILPPGMHFLAAVTGARKYLGLEAIPLPLQALVWLLAGMAFGENWISGWLFLLLLLATPPLYPSKITTVYGQPISPNELLAQAGPGDDPIDAGYRYVEGIMQHMMDELAAERRWLFS; this comes from the coding sequence ATGAGTCCGTGGCGTGCGGCTCCCGCGTGGACTGAGGTCGTCCGGCGGGACCGGCGCGTGCGGCGCCTGCCGGCGCTCGTCGACGTCTTCTGGGCGTTGCGCCACCTGCGCGAGGTCCGGCAAGTCGACTGGTCGGACGCCTCGCTGGACTATCGCCTGATTGAGATCCTCAACCGCGCCTTTGACGGCCTGTATCGGCGGTACTTCCGTATGGAGGTGCGCGGCTTCGAGAACATTCCTGGCTCCGCGGCGGTGCTGGTCGGCAACCACAGCGGTTTCGGCGTCGCCGAGCTGCTCATGCTGCTCGTCGCCTGGTACCGCCGCTTCGGCACGACGCGCCGGCCCTGCTGTCTCGCGCATCAGTGGCTGTACACGACGCCGTTCCTGCGCGTGGTCGTGCCCAAGATCGGCGGCGTGCGCGCCAGCTGGCGGAACGCCCGCCAGATGCTCGCCGCCGGCCACGCGCTCACGCTGTTCCCGGGCGGCGAGCACGAGTCGACGCGGCCGTTCACCGACCGCTACCGCGTCGAGCTGCACGGGCGGCGCGGGTTCGTCCGCCTGGCGTTCGCCAACAACGCGCCGGTCGTGCCGTTCGTCACCATCGGCAGCCATGCCACCATGATCCTGCCGCCCGGCATGCACTTCCTCGCCGCGGTGACGGGCGCGCGCAAGTACCTCGGCCTCGAGGCGATCCCGCTGCCGCTGCAAGCGCTCGTCTGGCTGCTCGCGGGCATGGCGTTCGGCGAGAACTGGATCTCGGGCTGGCTCTTCCTGCTCCTCCTGCTCGCGACTCCGCCGCTCTATCCCTCGAAGATCACGACGGTGTACGGGCAGCCGATCAGCCCGAACGAGCTGCTCGCGCAGGCCGGCCCGGGCGATGACCCGATCGACGCGGGCTACCGTTACGTCGAGGGCATCATGCAGCACATGATGGACGAGCTCGCGGCGGAGCGTCGCTGGCTGTTCTCGTGA